Below is a window of Gracilinanus agilis isolate LMUSP501 unplaced genomic scaffold, AgileGrace unplaced_scaffold59414, whole genome shotgun sequence DNA.
ACTTGATAAATCTTATTTTGTGGTAGTGAGATTGTTGTAGCATAATGATTCTGGAGAACTTTTTCTTCTTAGGGAATGATGACTCCATCTACAAGACAGTTCAATGGCTCCCACTTCCAGGTCACAGAATTCGTTCTCATGGGACTTCCAGGAATCTATAGCTGGCAGCACTGGCTATCTCTACCCCTAGCCTTACTCTACTTCTTATCCCTCAGTGCCAATCttctcatcatcatcaccatctgGAAGGAACCCAAATTGCACCAACCCATGTACCAGTTCCTGAGCATCCTGTCTTTAGTTGACATGGGTCTGGCCACCACAATCATGCCCAAGATATTGGCCATCTTCTGGTTTGATGCCAAGTCCATCAGTCTTCCTGAGTGCTTTGCTCAGATCTATGCCATACACTGCTTTGTGGGCATGGAGTCTGGCATCTTCCTTTGCATGGCTTTTGACAGATATGTGGCTATTTGCTATCCCCTCCGCTACCCCACCATTGTCACCAACTCTTTTGTTTTAAAAGCCACAGTATTCATGCTGCTCAGAAATGGGTTGGGTGTTATCCCAGTGCCTGTGCTAGCTGCTCAGCGAGATTACTGCTCTTCCAATGAGATTGAACACTGCCTGTGCTCCAACTTGGGAGTTACCAGCCTGTCTTGTGATGACAGGAGAGCCAATAGCATTTGCCAGATGATTGTTGCCTGGCTGGTAATGGGAAGTGACTTAAGCCTGATCATCTTTTCCTATGCCTTCATCCTCCATTCTGTGCTGAAACTGAATTC
It encodes the following:
- the LOC123256473 gene encoding olfactory receptor 56B1-like — encoded protein: MTPSTRQFNGSHFQVTEFVLMGLPGIYSWQHWLSLPLALLYFLSLSANLLIIITIWKEPKLHQPMYQFLSILSLVDMGLATTIMPKILAIFWFDAKSISLPECFAQIYAIHCFVGMESGIFLCMAFDRYVAICYPLRYPTIVTNSFVLKATVFMLLRNGLGVIPVPVLAAQRDYCSSNEIEHCLCSNLGVTSLSCDDRRANSICQMIVAWLVMGSDLSLIIFSYAFILHSVLKLNSAEAASKALSTCSSHLILILFFYTVIVVISVTHLAGRKFPLIPVLFNVLHNIIPPALNPLVYAFRTQDLRLGFQKVLLTSIKSK